The sequence GCTTAAAGCATCATCCCGCCGAGTGGTATCCGGTCGGCAAACCAGATGATGCTTCAGCAAGGGAGCTGGAGCGCCAGACCCGACGGCGTCAGGTCGCGAAGCGCTCTAGCGCGCGGCGGCGATGGGCGCCACGCCGTCGTCGGGTTCCGCGCCGTCGCGATTGAGCCGGACCCGCATCTCCTTGCCCGTCTTGAACACGGGCACGGCCTTCTCGCCGACGGCAACGGTCTCGCCGGTGCGCGGGTTGCGCCCGATGCGCGCGTCGCGCTTCTTCACGGAGAAGGCGCCGAAGCCGCGCAGCTCCACCCGGTCCCCGCGCGCGAGCGCATCGGCGATGGTGTCGAGGATCGCGTTGACGATGTTCTCCACGTCGCGCTGATAGAGATGCGGATTCTGCTCCGCAATGCGCATGACCAGCTCGGACTTGATCATTTTCCGCCTAGCAGCTTGAAAAACATTTAGTTTTCGATTTGAGGCTGCCAGAGCGCGAGCAGGCCGTCAAGCTGCAAACCGCGCCTGGCGGACGATGCGCGCGCGAGCGTTGCAGCCAGGTCGTCGAATCCGACGATGCGCGCGGCGAGGGCGCCGGCGGTGAAGACGTCGAAGGCGCCGTCGTCGCGATCGGGCTCCCAATTGCGGATCGGCAGATCGACGGGCACGCCGCGCTCGGCCTCGAGCCAGGCGATCGCCGTCTCCTCGTCGCCGAGCGCGTCGACGAGACCGAGCGAGAGCGCCTGACGCCCGTTGTAGACCCGCCCGTCCGAGACGCGCGCCACCTGGACCTCGCTGAGCGGCCGGCGCTCGCCGACGAGATCGACGAACCAGCGATAGGTGTCGTCGATCACGACCTGGATCGCCTCCACCGCGTCCGGATCGATGGGGGAGACGGCGGACGGCGCGGCCTTCAGCGGCGTCGACTTGATCTCCGCCACCTCGATGCCGAGCTCCTCCAGCAGATCGGCCACGTTGGGCACCTGGATCAAGACGCCGATGGAGCCGACGATCGCGGTCTGGCGCGAGACAATGTGATCCGCGCCGAGCGCCGCGATGTAGCCGCCCGAGGCGGCGAGGCCGTCGATGAAGGCCACCGTCGGCTTCGCCTCCGCCACATCGCGCAGGGCCGCGAACAGTTCCTCGGCGCCCGTGGTGGTGCCGCCGGGACTGTCGATGGAGACGATCACGCCGCGGGCGCTGTCGGTCTCGGCGAGCTCGCGCAGCATCTCCGCGGCCTCGCGGTCCGTGGTGATCAGCCCGCCGACGCTCACCCGCGCGACATGGTCGCGCCCGGCGGGGAGGCGCGAGGGATCGAGGTCCGCCACGCGCCAGCCGATGGCCACGACCGCCACGATGGCGAGCAGCACGCCGGCGACACGCCAGAAGCTCAGCTTGCGCCGCAGCCGGCGTCGGTCGGCGATGTATTCGGCGTCGCTCGGCATCGTGGTCCGGCCTCTCGCGCTCGCGTCTTCGGGCTGCGGGCAACCTAGTGAGCGCCGTGCCGGGCGGCAAGGGCGAGCCCCCGTCCCGCGGTCCTCGCCGGCGGGCCGTGGACCGCCGGGGCGCTGTCACGGGCGTCGAAATCCGCTACACGAGGCGGAACGGCCGCCCGCGCGGGAGAGGCCGGCTCGGAGACCCGCCATGGCGCCCCCCTCGGCCCCGACCGACACGATCTATGCGCCCGCCTCCGGCTTCGGCCGGGCCGCGATCTGCGTGATCCGGCTCAGCGGCCCGGCCGTGCGCCGCGCGCTCGCGGCGCTCGCGGGGGACGTTCCCGAGGCCCGGCGGCTCGTCCTGCGCACCCTGCGCGATCCGGCGCGCGGCGAGGCGCTCGACCAGGCGCTCGTCGCCTTCTTCCCCGCGCCGCACTCCTTCACCGGCGAGGACCAGGCCGAGCTGCACGTCCATGGCGGCCTCGCGACGCGCGCGGGCGTGCTCGCGGCGCTCGGCCGGGTCGAGGGCCTGCGCGCCGCCGAGCCCGGCGAGTTCACCCGGCGGGCCTTCCTCGAAGGCCGCATGGATCTCGATGCGGTCGAGGGGCTCGCCGACCTGATCGAGGCGGAGACGCAGGCCCAGAGACGTCAGGCCCTGCGCCAGCTGGAGGGCGGGCTCGGCCGGCTCGCGGAGGATTGGCGCCGCCGCCTGATCGAGGCGCAGGCGCTCGTCGAGGCCGCCCTCGACTTCTCCGACGAGGGCGACGTCGCCGCGCAGGTCGAGGAGCAGGCGGCCGCGCGCATGGCCGGGCTCGAGGGCGAGATCGCCGCGGCGCTCGCGAGCGCCGGGCGCGGCGAGAGCCTGCGCGAGGGCTACGTCGTCGTCCTCGCCGGGCCTCCGAACGCGGGCAAGTCCACCCTGATGAACGCCCTCGCCCGCCGCGACGTCGCCATCGTCTCGGCCGTGCCGGGCACGACCCGCGACGCCATCGAGGTGCGCTGCGACCTCGGCGGGCTTCCGGTGACGCTGATCGACACCGCCGGCCTGCGCGAGACCGAGGACCTGATCGAGGCCGAGGGCGTCGCGCGCACGCGGGCGAAGATCGCGGGCGCCGACCTCGTCGTCTGGCTCGATCCGGCCGACGCGCCGGCGGCGCCGCAGGCCGACCCGACGGCGCCGGTGCTGCACGTGCGCACGAAGGCCGATCTCGCCGGCGGCGCATCGAGGGGCGCGCTCGCGCTCTCCGCCGCGACCGGCGCCGGCGTCGACGCGCTCCTCGCCGCGATCGAGGAGCGGGCGCGCGGCGCCATGGGGGAGGGCGGCGACGCCGTCGTCACCCGCGAACGGCATCGGCTGGCGCTCGAGCGGGCGCGGGACGCCCTCCGCCGGGGACGCGCGGCGCTCGAGGCCGGCGACACGGAGCTCGCGGCGGAAGACGCCCGGCTCGCCGCCCGGGCGGTGGGGTCGATTTCCGGGCGCGTCGACGTCGAGGACGTGCTCGACGCGCTGTTCGGGGCCTTCTGCATCGGCAAGTGAGGCGCGCCGGCGCGAGCGCCCGGCCGGGCGCCGGCGCTTGACAACCGCGTCGGCGGAACTAGGTTGGAACATATGAGGAACAAGAGAACCCTGTTCTGGCGAACCGCCCTTCGGGACCTGCGCGGGCCCCG comes from Salinarimonas sp. and encodes:
- the ihfB gene encoding integration host factor subunit beta, whose protein sequence is MIKSELVMRIAEQNPHLYQRDVENIVNAILDTIADALARGDRVELRGFGAFSVKKRDARIGRNPRTGETVAVGEKAVPVFKTGKEMRVRLNRDGAEPDDGVAPIAAAR
- the mnmE gene encoding tRNA uridine-5-carboxymethylaminomethyl(34) synthesis GTPase MnmE, whose amino-acid sequence is MAPPSAPTDTIYAPASGFGRAAICVIRLSGPAVRRALAALAGDVPEARRLVLRTLRDPARGEALDQALVAFFPAPHSFTGEDQAELHVHGGLATRAGVLAALGRVEGLRAAEPGEFTRRAFLEGRMDLDAVEGLADLIEAETQAQRRQALRQLEGGLGRLAEDWRRRLIEAQALVEAALDFSDEGDVAAQVEEQAAARMAGLEGEIAAALASAGRGESLREGYVVVLAGPPNAGKSTLMNALARRDVAIVSAVPGTTRDAIEVRCDLGGLPVTLIDTAGLRETEDLIEAEGVARTRAKIAGADLVVWLDPADAPAAPQADPTAPVLHVRTKADLAGGASRGALALSAATGAGVDALLAAIEERARGAMGEGGDAVVTRERHRLALERARDALRRGRAALEAGDTELAAEDARLAARAVGSISGRVDVEDVLDALFGAFCIGK
- the sppA gene encoding signal peptide peptidase SppA, which codes for MPSDAEYIADRRRLRRKLSFWRVAGVLLAIVAVVAIGWRVADLDPSRLPAGRDHVARVSVGGLITTDREAAEMLRELAETDSARGVIVSIDSPGGTTTGAEELFAALRDVAEAKPTVAFIDGLAASGGYIAALGADHIVSRQTAIVGSIGVLIQVPNVADLLEELGIEVAEIKSTPLKAAPSAVSPIDPDAVEAIQVVIDDTYRWFVDLVGERRPLSEVQVARVSDGRVYNGRQALSLGLVDALGDEETAIAWLEAERGVPVDLPIRNWEPDRDDGAFDVFTAGALAARIVGFDDLAATLARASSARRGLQLDGLLALWQPQIEN